Proteins encoded in a region of the Vicia villosa cultivar HV-30 ecotype Madison, WI linkage group LG5, Vvil1.0, whole genome shotgun sequence genome:
- the LOC131605162 gene encoding uncharacterized protein LOC131605162: MDGRNDAAIAAALKAMAQTMQNQLNAARNEANCNLNTFQRENPPTSKDRHDPDGAHAWLKEIDRIFQLLDCSAKQKVWYGTHMLAKEAKDWWLSIRQRLEAAGEVITWVFFNREFLRKYFLEDVQGKKEIKFLELK, encoded by the coding sequence ATGGATGGAAGAAATGATGCTGCAATTGCTGCTGCCTTGAAGGCTATGGCTCAGACTATGCAGAATCAACTTAACGCTGCGAGGAATGAGGCAAACTGTAACTTGAACACGTTTCAGAGGGAGAACCCGCCTACCTCCAAGGACAGACATGATCCTGATGGTGCACATGCTTGGCTCAAAGAGATTGACAGGATTTTCCAGTTGTTGGATTGCTCTGCGAAGCAGAAGGTatggtatggtactcatatgttagcTAAGGAAGCTAAGGACTGGTGGCTTAGCATTCGCCAGAGATTGGAGGCTGCAGGTGAAGTCATCACTTGGGTTTTTTTCAATAGGGAGTTCCTGAGGAAGTATTTTCTAGAGGATGTTCAGGGTAAGAAAGAGATTAAGTTCCTTGAGCTGAAATAA
- the LOC131602003 gene encoding E3 ubiquitin-protein ligase BIG BROTHER-like gives MSWNPHMEVHYNNISYPYNTAGSFIEYFEGLTYEHVNFIFSGASHAQESPYPSNSNFYKFGLSEPENNSYYRYNHGYEINQHEPLVDEYRRPSENSSTISEPSLAVSTEWGDDRNTEVQDNSIECPRRHHSNSNDSQVIWQDNIDPDNMTYEELLELGEAVGTQSRGLTQEQIALLPVSKFKCGFFLRKKSRDERCVICQMEYKRGNKRITLPCKHVYHATCGNKWLSINKACPICYTEVFADKSKQK, from the exons ATGAGTTGGAACCCGCACATGGAAGTTCATTACAATAACATCAGCTATCCTTATAATACAGCAGGAAGCTTTATTGAATATTTTGAAGGCCTCACTTATGaacatgttaacttcattttttccGGTGCATCACATGCTCAG GAGAGTCCGTACCCTTCAAATTCAAACTTCTACAAATTTGGATTATCAGAGCCTGAGAATAATTCATACTATCGCTACAATCATGGATATGAGATAAATCAGCATGAACCACTAGTGGATGAGTATAGGAGGCCTTCAGAAAACTCCTCAACGATCAGTGAACCAAGTCTGGCAGTCAGCACAGAATGGGGCGATGACAGGAACACTGAAGTTCAAGACAATTCTATTGAAT GCCCTCGAAGACATCATAGTAATTCCAATGATTCTCAG GTCATTTGGCAAGACAATATTGATCCCGACAACATGACCTATGAG GAATTACTTGAATTAGGTGAGGCTGTTGGAACTCAAAGCCGTGGTCTCACCCAAGAACAGATCGCCTTGCTTCCAGTTTCAAAGTTCAAGTGTGGGTTCTTCTTGAGGAAGAAGTCCCGGGATGAGAG ATGCGTGATTTGCCAGATGGAATATAAAAGAGGCAACAAGAGGATCACTTTACCATGTAAACATGTTTATCATGCTACTTGTGGGAACAAATGGCTTAGCATTAATAAG GCTTGCCCTATATGTTATACAGAAGTATTTGCCgacaaatcaaaacaaaaataa
- the LOC131607039 gene encoding extensin-2-like, whose product MGSSIGARQWPRLIYAIALCIITFATFAIADDDKPYYGGQYPYNNYPQPPYTYKPPPYNNYQSPPPYAYKFPSYNYQSPPPYDNKFPPYYYKSPPSPYVDRFPPYYYKSPLLPSPSPPPPYFDKFPLYYYKSPPPSPSPPPPYVYISPPPPYVYNSPPPPPPSPPPPYVYKSPPPPPYVYNSPPPPSPPPPYIYKSPPPPYPSPPPPYVYKSPPPPSPSPPPPYVYKSSPPPYVYESPPYIYKPPPYVYESPPYIYKPPSLPPYVYKSPPPSYIYAPPSRPSYSSPPPYFYKSPPTPYNPYPYNFPPPPVY is encoded by the coding sequence ATGGGAAGTTCAATTGGGGCGAGGCAATGGCCTCGACTCATATATGCAATAGCACTTTGCATAATTACTTTTGCTACTTTTGCTATTGCTGATGACGATAAGCCTTACTATGGAGGCCAATATCCATACAACAATTATCCCCAACCGCCCTACACTTACAAACCACCTCCATATAATAACTATCAATCTCCACCCCCATATGCTTACAAATTTCCTTCATATAATTATCAATCTCCTCCTCCATATGATAATAAATTCCCTCCATATTACTATAAATCTCCACCATCTCCTTATGTCGACAGATTTCCTCCATATTACTATAAATCTCCACTTCTACCATCCCCATCACCACCACCTCCTTATTTCGATAAATTCCCACTATATTACTACAAATCTCCTCCTCCATCTCCATCACCACCACCTCCATATGTATATATTAGTCCACCACCTCCATATGTTTACAactcaccaccaccaccacccccTTCACCACCTCCTCCATACGTCTATAAGTCACCACCTCCTCCACCATATGTATACAACAGTCCACCCCCACCCTCACCACCACCTCCATATATCTACAAATCTCCTCCACCACCATACCCCTCTCCTCCTCCACCATATGTCTACAAGTCACCACCACCCCCATCTCCTTCACCACCACCTCCATACGTATACAAGTCTTCACCCCCTCCATATGTTTATGAGTCTCCACCATATATCTATAAACCCCCTCCATATGTTTATGAGTCTCCACCATATATCTATAAACCCCCATCACTACCTCCGTATGTTTATAAATCTCCTCCTCCATCCTATATCTATGCACCCCCATCGCGTCCATCTTATTCATCACCTCCTCCATACTTTTACAAGTCTCCACCAACACCTTATAATCCTTACCCATATAATTTCCCTCCACCACCTGTGTACTAA